From a single candidate division KSB1 bacterium genomic region:
- a CDS encoding 3-isopropylmalate dehydratase large subunit — protein MGKTFAEKILSKKAGLSSVVPGQIVTVRPKHLLTHDNTSAIVSKITPDLEKYGVIDPSFPVIVLDHVVPAADEKTAAGHKKVREFVRKYGIRNFFDAGEGICHQVVIEKGFAVPGTIVVGSDSHTCSYGALGVFSTGIDRTEAAALMLTGETWLKVPQSIKITLTGKFQPFVTAKDLVLKIIGDIGADGADYCSVEFHGDIQNLSIDDRITIANMGVEMGAKNAAFPVDQLAEKYLESIGVKRGSYEKIWADPDAHYIKELHYDLSRLEPMVARPHTVDNVVPVSEVAGIPIDQCLLGTCTDGRVSDLALAAEILKGQKVAPQVRFLVLPASRSIFQEALRLGYVETLSLAGAIFLPTGCGPCLGAHQGVLAPGEKCLSTSNRNFKGRMGCKEAEIYLASPATVAASAITGMITDPRKLL, from the coding sequence ATGGGCAAAACTTTCGCAGAAAAGATCTTATCTAAAAAGGCCGGGCTGTCCAGCGTCGTCCCCGGTCAAATTGTCACCGTTCGTCCCAAACATCTTTTGACGCATGATAATACTTCGGCGATTGTCAGCAAGATAACGCCAGATCTGGAAAAATATGGGGTGATCGACCCAAGTTTTCCTGTGATTGTGTTGGATCACGTGGTGCCTGCGGCAGATGAAAAGACCGCGGCTGGCCATAAAAAGGTTCGGGAGTTTGTACGGAAATATGGCATCCGAAATTTTTTCGATGCCGGTGAGGGAATTTGTCATCAGGTGGTGATCGAGAAAGGTTTTGCGGTGCCAGGAACGATTGTGGTGGGCAGCGATTCGCACACCTGTTCCTACGGCGCGCTGGGCGTTTTTTCCACTGGAATCGATCGCACCGAAGCCGCAGCATTGATGTTGACTGGAGAAACCTGGCTAAAAGTACCGCAGAGCATCAAGATTACGCTGACTGGCAAGTTTCAGCCGTTCGTCACAGCGAAAGATCTGGTGCTGAAGATCATCGGCGATATTGGTGCGGATGGTGCAGATTATTGTTCGGTGGAGTTTCATGGCGACATTCAAAATTTATCTATTGATGATCGCATCACTATCGCCAATATGGGCGTGGAAATGGGGGCGAAAAATGCCGCTTTTCCGGTAGATCAGTTGGCCGAGAAATATCTCGAGTCCATCGGTGTAAAGCGTGGTAGCTACGAAAAAATTTGGGCCGACCCTGACGCCCATTATATCAAAGAACTCCATTATGATCTGTCGCGATTGGAGCCGATGGTGGCTCGGCCCCATACAGTCGATAATGTGGTTCCGGTTAGCGAGGTGGCGGGAATTCCCATCGATCAGTGTCTTTTGGGCACCTGCACCGATGGCCGTGTCAGCGATTTAGCGCTTGCGGCTGAAATTTTGAAGGGCCAGAAGGTCGCTCCCCAGGTGCGGTTTCTGGTGCTACCAGCCTCGAGGAGCATTTTCCAAGAGGCGCTGCGGTTGGGCTACGTGGAGACGTTGAGCCTGGCAGGGGCGATCTTCCTGCCGACTGGCTGCGGTCCTTGTTTGGGAGCGCATCAGGGAGTTCTGGCACCAGGGGAGAAATGTTTGAGCACCTCCAACCGCAATTTTAAGGGCCGCATGGGTTGTAAAGAGGCAGAGATCTATCTTGCCAGCCCAGCAACGGTAGCAGCTTCGGCAATCACCGGAATGATCACTGATCCGAGGAAATTGCTGTAA